In one Mucilaginibacter ginsenosidivorax genomic region, the following are encoded:
- a CDS encoding RagB/SusD family nutrient uptake outer membrane protein, producing MNNLKRYIKPGLIAMVMGAIYLSGCTKLDITPKSALTPSIFPTTPAQYVAATGPIYTSFRGAPGRQYWLLQNLSTDENVLVARGGNWLDGGTYSTVNLHTVTPDNGMTETCWQWGYGTISLCNQVLSLFDATPASDAKKQTVAEIKTMRALSYFYLMDLFGNVPISKKFGDTTNLGTQPRATVFAFIESELLAQIPDLSATSGVTTYGRPTKGLAYAILAKMYLNAQYYIGTARYQDAVTMCDNIIKLGQYSLDADYLGMFKPNNGPQIKDFIFAVPYDGVQAQGQYYARWTINPNLKNKYKMPYTPDGPVYTYKQYYALFNDDNDIRKKQYLVGKQYNNDGTPINITTTNIGLDASYSGPNPNATVVHQLEFTPDIVWKNPATFDIGNDELANEEGYRNNKFYPDSLNTDRNQGNDVPMFRYADVLLEKAEAILRGATATNGDSPLSLVNQVRARAKASPMAAVTLQDILDERGRELAMEMWRRNDIIRFGQFEKAWGIKTDANPAKRIFPIPRPEMALNPKLVQNPGY from the coding sequence ATGAATAATTTAAAAAGATATATAAAGCCTGGCCTTATTGCCATGGTTATGGGGGCTATTTACCTTTCGGGCTGTACAAAATTAGATATCACGCCCAAGTCGGCACTTACCCCATCTATTTTCCCTACTACACCTGCACAGTATGTAGCTGCCACCGGGCCTATTTATACCTCGTTCCGCGGGGCGCCGGGCAGGCAGTACTGGTTATTACAAAATTTAAGTACCGATGAAAATGTGCTGGTGGCGCGTGGCGGTAACTGGCTGGATGGGGGTACCTATTCAACTGTGAACCTGCATACCGTAACCCCTGATAACGGCATGACAGAAACCTGCTGGCAGTGGGGGTACGGAACCATAAGCTTATGTAACCAGGTATTATCGTTATTTGATGCTACACCGGCAAGTGATGCTAAAAAGCAAACCGTTGCCGAAATTAAAACCATGCGGGCATTGTCTTATTTTTACCTGATGGACCTTTTCGGAAACGTGCCTATCAGCAAAAAATTTGGCGATACTACCAACCTGGGAACCCAGCCAAGGGCAACAGTGTTTGCATTTATCGAAAGCGAACTGCTGGCGCAAATTCCTGACCTGAGCGCTACATCGGGCGTAACAACCTACGGCAGGCCAACCAAAGGTTTAGCCTATGCCATACTTGCAAAAATGTACCTTAACGCCCAATACTATATTGGCACAGCAAGGTACCAGGATGCGGTTACCATGTGCGATAATATTATAAAACTGGGCCAATATTCTTTAGATGCCGATTATTTGGGCATGTTTAAACCCAATAACGGTCCGCAAATTAAGGACTTTATTTTTGCTGTACCTTATGATGGCGTTCAGGCGCAGGGACAATATTATGCCCGCTGGACAATTAACCCTAACCTGAAAAACAAGTATAAAATGCCTTACACGCCAGATGGGCCTGTGTATACGTACAAACAGTACTATGCTTTATTTAACGATGATAATGATATCCGTAAAAAACAATACCTGGTTGGCAAGCAATACAACAATGATGGCACGCCAATAAACATTACTACAACCAACATAGGGCTTGATGCAAGTTATAGCGGCCCTAATCCGAATGCAACTGTTGTACACCAACTGGAGTTTACGCCCGATATTGTTTGGAAAAACCCCGCCACTTTTGATATTGGTAACGATGAGCTTGCCAACGAAGAAGGCTACAGGAACAACAAATTTTATCCGGACAGCTTAAATACAGATCGTAACCAGGGTAATGATGTGCCTATGTTCAGGTATGCCGATGTGTTGCTGGAAAAAGCCGAAGCCATTTTAAGAGGTGCAACTGCAACCAACGGCGATTCGCCTTTATCATTGGTTAATCAGGTAAGGGCACGTGCAAAAGCTTCGCCAATGGCGGCTGTTACCCTGCAGGATATTTTAGACGAACGCGGCCGCGAGCTGGCTATGGAAATGTGGCGCAGAAACGACATTATCCGTTTTGGCCAGTTTGAGAAGGCATGGGGCATCAAAACCGATGCAAACCCTGCTAAACGCATTTTTCCAATACCAAGGCCCGAAATGGCGTTAAATCCAAAACTGGTTCAAAACCCTGGGTATTAA
- a CDS encoding SusC/RagA family TonB-linked outer membrane protein: MKINAIILLVVCSLSSIAMADNSYGQSVLEKPVTLKLKKMPLSDALERISANTGVRIMYTGNNIESDVKVTLTARNEKLEAVLKKVLLDNQFTYTEIEGSLLVKPAPKPPVEKKVELPPPTIITGTVVDDRGLPLIGVSVKIAGLATGAVTDLDGKFKVQVANENAVLVFSYIGFDTQRITVGSQTVIKVTLVPSANSLSTVVVVGYGTTTKKALTSSIATVKAEQFNAGVVTTPADLLEGKVAGLNITNDGNPNGTASVTLRGPSSIRAGAASVPFYVIDGVPGADFNLLAPSDIASIDVLKDASAAAIYGTRATNGVIIVTTKKAKSGQLRMTYNGYGSFEKVSNQFDVASADQLRAYVKANGQSFTPANDNGGNTDWQKAVERNTGFSQNHNLSFGGGTDKTTYNGSLNYLDNQGIVKSSGLKRVIGRLNITQKTLNDKLKLDFSLSNSVSNSNLLVNDIPLSSANGQSPGLFKSIVQYLPTRTIYNADGTFYNDPTLKLGYNPVGLITNDTYKRKISLLLGNVRGELILPAGLLYNFNLAYQETNTDNNTYYNSASELAPGLNGKAIRSTYEDTKKLFENYLTYAHNWNDVHNFKLLLGYSIDQTTTGNGFQSTNQNFISDATGYSNLALGTPAAGYRVDYGSVNEETLRLISFYSRLNYSYKGKYLLEASLRRDGSNAFGTNHRWGYFPAASAAWRLIDEDFMKSQSLFDDLKLRVGYGKTGNSLGFSPYTPITLYGTTGSFYYNGAYIGAIGVTQNPNPDLKWESTGTLNGGIDFSILKGRLGGSVDIYNKKTTDMITTVPVSLINNFVSYKVENVGSMSNKGVEIALNGTPIKSKDFTWSSYGNISFNKNKITSLAPNLSKIYVGDPEGPGQSGINVSIIEAGYPLGEFYTLKYLGRPNGVSTFMGANGQPTTTPTSADQTYAGNAQPTYTFGLGNDFTYKNFSLNFFFRGQGGNKIMNASLASFNQPTQASAHGVPTLTLSEPGTDVNANLYSTRYLESGAFIRLSNATLAYKLNVTGNYVHGIRFYVTGTNLFIITKYKGVDPELNLNINNQQSGQFIGVDSNNFYPKTRSFLAGIQVDL, translated from the coding sequence ATGAAAATTAATGCGATTATTTTATTAGTTGTCTGCTCGCTATCGTCCATTGCTATGGCCGATAACTCATACGGACAAAGCGTGCTGGAAAAGCCAGTTACCCTTAAGTTGAAAAAAATGCCGCTTTCTGATGCGCTCGAGCGCATTTCGGCAAATACAGGTGTACGGATAATGTACACCGGGAACAACATTGAAAGTGATGTTAAAGTAACCTTGACTGCCAGAAACGAGAAACTGGAAGCCGTTTTGAAAAAGGTTTTGCTTGACAATCAATTTACTTATACCGAAATTGAAGGCAGCCTGTTGGTTAAGCCTGCACCAAAGCCACCGGTTGAGAAAAAAGTAGAGCTTCCTCCGCCTACCATTATTACCGGTACCGTTGTAGACGATAGAGGTTTACCACTGATAGGTGTTTCTGTTAAAATAGCAGGGCTTGCAACAGGTGCGGTAACCGATTTAGATGGTAAATTTAAGGTGCAGGTGGCCAACGAGAATGCCGTACTGGTATTCTCTTATATCGGTTTTGATACGCAACGAATAACCGTTGGCTCACAAACTGTTATAAAGGTTACATTGGTGCCGTCGGCCAATTCGTTATCTACAGTAGTAGTTGTGGGTTACGGTACCACAACAAAAAAGGCATTAACCAGTTCGATTGCTACTGTTAAGGCCGAGCAATTTAACGCAGGCGTGGTAACAACCCCTGCAGATTTATTGGAAGGTAAAGTGGCCGGTTTAAATATTACCAATGATGGTAACCCCAATGGTACGGCATCGGTTACCCTAAGGGGGCCTTCGTCTATAAGGGCAGGTGCCGCCTCTGTGCCGTTTTATGTGATTGACGGTGTACCCGGTGCCGACTTTAATTTACTGGCGCCATCGGATATCGCTTCGATAGATGTATTGAAAGATGCTTCTGCAGCGGCCATTTACGGAACAAGGGCTACCAACGGTGTAATTATTGTTACCACCAAAAAAGCAAAATCGGGCCAGTTAAGGATGACCTATAACGGTTACGGATCATTTGAAAAAGTATCCAACCAGTTTGATGTTGCCAGTGCCGATCAGCTGCGGGCGTATGTAAAAGCAAACGGGCAAAGTTTTACCCCTGCTAATGATAACGGCGGCAATACCGATTGGCAAAAAGCGGTTGAACGCAACACCGGTTTTTCGCAAAACCACAACCTGTCTTTTGGCGGCGGTACCGATAAAACTACTTATAACGGAAGTTTAAATTACCTTGATAACCAGGGTATTGTTAAAAGCAGTGGTTTAAAACGTGTAATAGGCAGGTTGAACATTACTCAAAAAACGCTGAACGATAAACTGAAACTCGATTTTTCGTTAAGTAATTCTGTTTCCAACTCAAACCTTTTGGTTAACGATATACCATTGTCGAGCGCAAACGGACAAAGCCCCGGCCTGTTTAAATCAATCGTTCAGTATTTACCTACACGTACTATTTACAACGCCGATGGCACTTTTTATAACGATCCTACTTTAAAACTGGGCTACAACCCGGTGGGCCTGATCACCAACGATACCTATAAACGGAAAATTAGCCTGTTGCTGGGCAATGTGCGCGGTGAATTGATTTTACCGGCCGGTTTACTATACAACTTTAACTTAGCTTACCAGGAAACAAATACCGATAACAATACCTATTACAATTCGGCATCTGAACTTGCACCTGGCCTTAATGGTAAAGCTATCCGGTCGACTTATGAGGATACTAAAAAGTTATTTGAAAACTATTTAACCTACGCGCATAACTGGAATGATGTGCACAATTTTAAACTGTTGCTTGGTTACTCGATAGATCAGACAACTACCGGCAACGGTTTTCAGTCAACCAATCAAAACTTTATTTCTGACGCCACCGGATACAGCAACCTTGCCCTGGGTACGCCGGCTGCCGGTTACCGGGTTGATTATGGTAGCGTTAACGAAGAAACGTTACGCCTGATATCATTTTACTCGCGCCTAAATTACAGCTATAAAGGCAAATACCTTTTGGAGGCATCTTTACGCCGCGATGGTTCAAACGCGTTTGGTACCAATCACCGCTGGGGCTATTTCCCTGCTGCGTCTGCCGCATGGCGTTTAATCGATGAGGATTTCATGAAATCGCAATCGCTGTTTGATGATTTGAAGTTAAGGGTAGGCTATGGTAAAACAGGTAACTCGTTAGGCTTCTCGCCTTATACGCCGATAACGCTTTATGGCACTACCGGTAGTTTTTACTATAACGGTGCTTATATCGGCGCTATTGGTGTAACCCAAAACCCAAATCCTGATTTGAAGTGGGAAAGTACGGGCACGCTTAATGGCGGTATCGACTTCTCGATATTAAAAGGACGTTTAGGTGGCTCGGTTGATATCTACAATAAAAAAACAACCGATATGATCACTACTGTTCCGGTATCATTGATCAATAACTTTGTAAGTTACAAGGTTGAAAACGTAGGCAGCATGTCTAACAAAGGTGTCGAGATTGCCTTGAATGGTACGCCTATCAAATCAAAAGATTTTACATGGAGCAGCTACGGCAACATTTCATTCAATAAAAACAAGATCACATCACTGGCCCCAAATCTTTCTAAAATATATGTGGGTGATCCTGAAGGACCAGGACAAAGCGGTATAAACGTATCAATAATTGAAGCCGGCTATCCGCTTGGCGAGTTTTATACCTTGAAATACCTTGGCCGCCCCAATGGCGTGTCAACCTTTATGGGTGCCAACGGCCAGCCAACTACAACCCCTACCAGTGCCGATCAAACTTACGCTGGTAACGCGCAGCCTACCTATACATTTGGTTTAGGTAACGATTTTACTTATAAAAACTTTAGCCTTAATTTCTTCTTCAGGGGCCAGGGTGGTAACAAAATCATGAACGCTTCGTTAGCCAGCTTTAACCAGCCAACCCAGGCTTCGGCGCATGGTGTGCCCACGTTAACATTAAGCGAGCCAGGTACCGATGTTAATGCCAACTTATATTCAACCCGTTACCTCGAAAGCGGCGCCTTCATCCGGTTAAGCAATGCCACACTTGCCTATAAACTAAATGTTACCGGTAATTATGTGCATGGCATCCGCTTTTATGTTACCGGAACCAACTTATTTATTATCACCAAATACAAAGGGGTTGATCCTGAATTGAATTTGAACATCAATAACCAGCAAAGCGGCCAGTTTATTGGCGTTGATAGTAATAATTTCTATCCAAAAACAAGGAGCTTCCTTGCAGGTATACAAGTTGATTTATAA
- a CDS encoding FecR family protein produces the protein METIVQRLERLYKTDILTQDDKRWLAEYLKGDISELYLIALDGFSKDVLEKKLTLTDQASNQILQNIHQRIIKPAEQEHPTRRLWVKMAIAASLATVFCTAYLFRKQLDNWIDPVKYQETVALNGEIKLISLSDGTTICLNSGSRLNYPDKFKQNTREVTLTGEAFFKVAHNSAKPFIIHSGKIITTVLGTSFNVKAYTEDKAIKVTVVTGKVGILKTKVKQPAVLLTPNMQLVYSKTDETLVAKKIDDALSVISWQQGKLQYHNTPLSDVLADVQRKYNVTIKADKNLLNCTLYADFNNMQLQKVLKLIEALINAHFKKEGGIYTLKGKGCN, from the coding sequence GTGGAAACCATAGTTCAACGTTTAGAAAGGCTTTATAAAACTGATATCCTTACCCAGGACGACAAGCGCTGGCTTGCCGAATACCTAAAGGGAGATATCTCGGAGTTATACCTTATAGCGCTTGATGGTTTTAGTAAAGATGTGCTGGAAAAGAAACTTACCCTTACCGACCAGGCATCCAATCAAATACTTCAAAATATTCATCAACGAATAATTAAGCCTGCTGAACAGGAGCATCCCACGAGACGGTTGTGGGTAAAAATGGCAATTGCCGCATCTTTAGCCACTGTTTTTTGTACAGCCTACCTGTTCAGAAAACAGCTGGATAATTGGATAGACCCTGTTAAATACCAGGAAACAGTAGCGCTAAACGGCGAAATAAAACTCATAAGCTTATCTGACGGTACTACCATATGCCTTAACTCGGGCAGCAGGCTAAACTACCCCGATAAGTTCAAACAAAATACAAGGGAAGTTACCCTTACCGGCGAAGCTTTTTTTAAAGTAGCGCATAATAGCGCTAAGCCATTTATCATCCATTCGGGTAAAATTATAACCACAGTTTTGGGTACCAGTTTTAATGTTAAAGCCTATACCGAAGATAAAGCCATTAAAGTAACCGTGGTAACGGGTAAGGTGGGGATATTAAAAACAAAAGTAAAACAGCCTGCCGTTTTGCTTACACCCAATATGCAGCTGGTATATTCCAAAACTGACGAAACACTGGTTGCAAAAAAAATTGACGATGCCTTATCGGTCATTAGCTGGCAGCAGGGTAAGCTGCAATATCACAATACGCCATTGTCTGATGTGCTGGCCGATGTTCAGCGCAAATATAACGTAACGATCAAGGCTGATAAAAACCTGCTCAACTGTACGCTGTACGCCGATTTTAACAACATGCAATTGCAAAAAGTGCTAAAGCTGATAGAAGCCCTTATAAACGCCCACTTTAAAAAAGAAGGCGGCATCTATACCTTAAAAGGTAAAGGATGCAACTAA
- a CDS encoding RNA polymerase sigma factor, with amino-acid sequence MDADKDLVFRLHDDDIGAFDLLYQKYHQAIYRNIYKLTKDDDISCDILQDIFIALWEKRAEIKADQSVSGWLFVLSFNKSISHLRKKLREAAVVNAMPFAEIEQEDSSLHLIDDQYYLLHQAINQLSPQRKKVFTLCKLEGKTYEEAAETLNISKHTVKEYLGHAVAAVKNHIHEHQAEWKTAGVLLACYWVGIDQ; translated from the coding sequence ATGGATGCAGATAAAGATTTAGTGTTTCGCTTACACGATGACGACATCGGGGCATTTGATCTGCTTTATCAAAAGTATCACCAGGCTATTTATCGTAATATTTACAAACTCACTAAGGATGATGATATCTCCTGCGATATTTTACAGGATATTTTCATCGCACTATGGGAAAAGCGTGCCGAAATTAAAGCCGATCAATCGGTAAGCGGCTGGCTTTTTGTTTTGAGCTTCAACAAATCAATATCTCATTTACGTAAGAAACTACGTGAGGCTGCGGTTGTTAACGCTATGCCTTTTGCCGAAATTGAGCAGGAAGATAGCAGCCTTCACTTAATTGACGATCAGTATTATTTATTGCACCAGGCCATTAACCAGCTATCGCCACAGCGTAAAAAAGTATTTACCCTTTGCAAGTTAGAAGGGAAAACTTACGAAGAGGCCGCCGAAACGCTAAACATATCTAAACATACTGTTAAAGAATATCTTGGGCATGCTGTAGCAGCAGTGAAAAACCATATCCATGAACACCAGGCCGAATGGAAAACCGCCGGTGTATTGCTGGCCTGTTATTGGGTTGGCATCGATCAATAA